A part of Coriobacteriia bacterium genomic DNA contains:
- a CDS encoding mechanosensitive ion channel family protein, whose protein sequence is MTILGLEISQVVLTRWLTIAAIVVITLVATRVVGKLVRRWMGATAAVPTTSIFVNIARAAVWVLGTGFVLNVLGISITPVITALGVGGLAVALALQDTLGNLFAGLQLVASKQIRPGDYLLLDTGQEGTVTDTAWRTTTLRTQSDNLVIVPNSVLAQAIVTNYRLPAEAVATTVEFGVGYNTDLDHVQRIVTEVAAQVMDEAGHDVGERDPIVRFRAFQDSQILCAAILYVPGYGDQFPLRSAFIKALHARFAEEGISFPFPQRTVHMPQE, encoded by the coding sequence GTGACGATCCTCGGCCTCGAGATATCCCAAGTCGTGCTCACTCGCTGGCTTACCATTGCCGCGATCGTCGTGATTACCCTCGTGGCGACGCGCGTCGTCGGAAAGCTCGTGCGACGCTGGATGGGCGCAACAGCGGCCGTCCCCACCACGAGCATCTTCGTGAACATCGCGCGCGCGGCGGTGTGGGTTCTCGGGACCGGCTTCGTGCTCAACGTTCTCGGCATCTCGATCACGCCGGTGATCACCGCGCTCGGCGTGGGCGGCCTGGCTGTGGCGCTTGCGCTGCAGGACACGCTCGGCAACCTGTTCGCCGGGCTGCAACTCGTGGCATCCAAGCAGATTCGCCCTGGCGATTACCTCCTGCTCGACACCGGGCAGGAGGGCACGGTCACCGACACCGCGTGGCGCACGACCACGCTCCGCACACAGTCGGACAACCTCGTGATCGTGCCGAACAGCGTGCTCGCGCAGGCCATCGTCACCAACTACCGTCTGCCTGCCGAGGCGGTGGCGACCACCGTCGAGTTCGGCGTGGGCTACAACACCGACCTCGACCACGTCCAGCGCATCGTGACCGAGGTGGCCGCGCAGGTGATGGACGAAGCCGGCCATGACGTGGGCGAGCGCGACCCGATCGTGCGGTTCCGCGCGTTCCAGGACTCCCAGATCCTCTGCGCAGCAATCCTCTACGTGCCCGGCTACGGCGACCAGTTCCCCCTGCGCAGCGCGTTCATCAAGGCGCTCCACGCGCGCTTCGCCGAAGAGGGGATCAGCTTCCCCTTCCCGCAGCGCACGGTGCACATGCCACAGGAGTAG
- a CDS encoding PIN domain-containing protein — protein sequence MIRADTNVVLSLLMPPRRSEASRIVEQAETFGPFVVSECVFVEVCWVLESVYSIRRGDVALMIGDALQSEHLVSWDAALSRRALGIMGANERLSAVDALLAAHAADGDMIFTLDRALASTIQNL from the coding sequence ATGATCCGGGCGGATACGAACGTCGTCCTCTCGCTGCTGATGCCACCTCGCAGATCCGAGGCGTCGCGTATCGTGGAGCAGGCCGAGACGTTTGGGCCGTTCGTGGTGAGTGAGTGCGTGTTCGTGGAGGTGTGCTGGGTGCTGGAATCGGTGTATTCGATACGGCGCGGCGACGTGGCGCTGATGATCGGGGATGCGCTCCAGAGCGAGCACCTTGTCTCATGGGATGCGGCACTCTCCCGGCGCGCACTGGGCATCATGGGCGCAAACGAGAGGCTGAGTGCCGTTGATGCTCTGCTGGCCGCCCATGCGGCCGACGGTGACATGATCTTCACGCTTGACCGGGCTCTTGCCAGCACCATCCAGAACCTCTAG
- a CDS encoding AbrB/MazE/SpoVT family DNA-binding domain-containing protein, whose product MPQAKITSKGQVTIPAEVREALGLKQGDMLVFEVQAEYAVVRKRPSITDIAEKYAYLFEGKEPRYATKDEALAAYFRDLEPDDLAEEPILAQPKRLRGGQSE is encoded by the coding sequence ATGCCACAGGCCAAGATCACGTCCAAAGGTCAGGTCACCATACCCGCCGAGGTGCGGGAAGCGCTCGGGCTCAAGCAGGGCGACATGCTCGTCTTTGAGGTGCAGGCCGAGTACGCGGTGGTGCGCAAGCGGCCGAGCATCACCGACATAGCGGAGAAGTACGCCTATCTGTTCGAAGGCAAGGAGCCGCGGTATGCAACCAAGGATGAGGCCCTAGCCGCCTACTTCCGGGATCTCGAACCGGATGACCTGGCCGAGGAGCCGATTCTCGCTCAGCCCAAGCGGCTCCGCGGGGGGCAATCGGAATGA
- the purH gene encoding bifunctional phosphoribosylaminoimidazolecarboxamide formyltransferase/IMP cyclohydrolase, with the protein MDNVTIKRALVSVTDKTGVAEFCKALSDEFGVEIVSTGGTAAALAEAGVPVRPIDDLTGFPEMMDGRVKTLHPKVHGGLLARRDSAEHMAAAEAHGISMIDMVIVNLYAFEATVAREGVTLEDAVENIDIGGPSMLRSAAKNFESVAVVTDPAEYEVVLEELRSTGGATTRETRKRLATDVFRLTSAYDSAIWMYLSEYGKERFPEEVRFRLEKVQDLRYGENPHQDAAFYRFIDAKEHTLARAVQVQGKELSYNNILDTDSCWTAVREFSEPCCVIVKHTNPCGLAIAPGLALAYQRAYQADPVSAYGGVMAFNQIVTADVIEAMYENKHFVEVMIAPDYEPAALELLDEKRNLRVLKTGGVRLTGGHYESRAVEGGMLVQTSDAVNEDPSRFRVATIAKPTDAEMEQLLFAWKVAKSVKSNAIVLTKDFATIGVGAGQMNRVNSARIAVEAAGDQARDAVCASDAFMPFPDTLEVCAEAGVTAFIQPGGSIRDDDVIAAANRLGVSMVFTGHRHFRH; encoded by the coding sequence ATGGACAACGTCACCATCAAGCGCGCGCTCGTCTCGGTCACCGACAAGACCGGCGTGGCCGAGTTCTGCAAGGCGCTTTCCGACGAGTTCGGCGTGGAGATCGTCTCCACGGGCGGCACGGCAGCGGCGCTCGCCGAGGCAGGCGTGCCGGTGCGGCCCATCGACGACCTCACTGGCTTCCCCGAGATGATGGACGGGCGCGTGAAGACGCTTCACCCGAAGGTCCACGGCGGCCTGCTCGCGCGGCGTGACTCGGCAGAGCACATGGCAGCCGCCGAGGCGCACGGCATCAGCATGATCGACATGGTGATCGTGAACCTCTACGCCTTCGAGGCCACCGTCGCGCGCGAGGGCGTGACCCTCGAAGACGCGGTCGAGAACATCGACATCGGCGGCCCCAGCATGCTGCGCTCGGCGGCCAAGAACTTCGAGTCCGTGGCCGTCGTGACCGACCCCGCCGAGTACGAGGTCGTACTTGAGGAGCTGCGTTCGACCGGTGGCGCTACCACCCGCGAGACCCGCAAGCGACTCGCCACCGACGTCTTCCGCCTCACGAGCGCCTACGACAGCGCCATCTGGATGTACCTCTCCGAGTACGGCAAGGAGCGCTTCCCCGAGGAGGTCCGCTTCCGTCTCGAGAAGGTGCAGGACCTGCGCTACGGCGAGAACCCGCACCAGGACGCGGCGTTCTACCGCTTCATCGACGCCAAGGAGCACACGCTCGCTCGCGCCGTGCAGGTGCAGGGCAAGGAGCTCTCGTACAACAACATCCTCGACACGGACTCGTGCTGGACGGCGGTCCGCGAGTTCTCCGAGCCGTGCTGCGTGATCGTGAAGCACACCAACCCGTGCGGTCTGGCCATCGCGCCCGGTCTCGCCCTGGCCTACCAGCGCGCGTACCAGGCCGATCCCGTCTCGGCATACGGCGGCGTGATGGCGTTCAACCAGATCGTCACGGCGGACGTCATCGAGGCCATGTACGAGAACAAGCACTTCGTGGAGGTCATGATCGCGCCCGACTACGAGCCCGCGGCGCTCGAGCTTCTCGACGAGAAGCGGAACCTGCGCGTGCTCAAGACCGGCGGCGTGCGCCTCACCGGCGGCCACTACGAGTCGCGTGCGGTCGAGGGCGGCATGCTCGTGCAGACCTCGGACGCGGTGAACGAGGACCCGTCGCGCTTCCGTGTGGCCACGATCGCCAAGCCGACCGACGCCGAGATGGAGCAGCTGCTCTTCGCCTGGAAGGTCGCCAAGAGCGTGAAGAGCAACGCCATCGTGCTCACCAAGGACTTCGCCACCATCGGCGTGGGCGCCGGGCAGATGAACCGCGTGAACTCGGCGCGCATCGCGGTCGAGGCCGCGGGCGATCAGGCGCGCGATGCGGTGTGCGCGTCGGACGCGTTCATGCCGTTCCCGGACACGCTCGAGGTGTGTGCCGAGGCCGGCGTCACGGCGTTCATCCAGCCGGGCGGCTCGATTCGCGACGATGACGTGATCGCCGCGGCCAACCGCCTCGGCGTGTCGATGGTCTTCACCGGGCACCGCCACTTCCGCCACTAG
- the purN gene encoding phosphoribosylglycinamide formyltransferase, with product MSELEAPQIWDAVAVPLELEEDLPLALGVLISGSGTNLQALIDAIASGALDARITVVISNKEAAYGLERARHAGIPAVHIDPAKHGDYRAYNHAIREALTAHGVELVVMAGYMRLLGNEVLRAYPGAVVNLHPALLPAFPGASAIHDAFDWGVKITGVTVHFADEEFDRGPIIAQEPVRIEDTDTAEMLEAKIHTVEHRLLTEAIGLIADGRVSVSGRIVHISEG from the coding sequence ATGTCTGAGCTTGAGGCCCCGCAGATCTGGGACGCAGTGGCAGTGCCGCTCGAGCTCGAGGAGGACCTCCCGCTCGCACTCGGCGTGCTCATCTCGGGCAGCGGCACGAATCTGCAGGCGCTCATCGATGCCATCGCAAGCGGTGCGCTCGACGCGCGGATCACCGTGGTGATCTCCAACAAGGAGGCCGCGTACGGTCTGGAGCGTGCGCGCCACGCGGGCATCCCCGCGGTGCACATCGACCCGGCGAAGCACGGGGACTACCGCGCGTACAACCACGCCATCCGCGAGGCGCTTACGGCGCACGGTGTGGAGCTCGTGGTGATGGCAGGTTACATGCGCCTGCTCGGCAACGAGGTCCTGCGCGCCTATCCCGGCGCGGTCGTGAACCTGCATCCGGCGCTGCTGCCGGCATTCCCCGGCGCCTCGGCGATTCACGACGCGTTCGACTGGGGCGTCAAGATCACCGGCGTGACCGTGCACTTTGCCGACGAGGAGTTCGACCGCGGGCCGATCATAGCCCAGGAGCCCGTGCGCATCGAGGACACCGACACGGCCGAGATGCTCGAGGCCAAGATCCACACCGTCGAGCACCGGCTGCTTACCGAGGCCATCGGCCTCATCGCCGACGGGCGCGTGAGCGTCTCCGGCCGCATCGTACACATCAGCGAGGGGTAG
- the purM gene encoding phosphoribosylformylglycinamidine cyclo-ligase, which produces MATEEPKHPVDYRAAGVDTAEGARAVEGIRSHVRSTYRPEVIGDIGGFGGLFSASAFKDMADPVMVSGTDGVGTKIELAKLLDRHDTVGIDLVAMCANDILVAGAEPLFFLDYIAVGKLDSARMERIVAGVAEGCVQAGCALVGGEMAEHPGTMAPDDYDLCGFCVGVVDRPKMITGETIAPGDVILGLGSSGLHSNGFSLVRKVLVEGREADLPLPRVDLGGITLGELLLTPTRIYVKSVLATLAEVPVKGMAHITGGGITENLDRALPSTCDARVVRGSWKVPPVFGLVQAAAGIDDAAMFRTFNMGVGFALIVDRKHAPAAAAKLRELGESVSEIGEVVEGTGVVTYV; this is translated from the coding sequence ATGGCAACCGAGGAGCCAAAGCACCCGGTCGACTACCGCGCCGCCGGCGTGGACACCGCTGAAGGCGCGCGCGCCGTCGAGGGCATCCGCAGCCATGTGCGCAGCACGTATCGTCCCGAGGTGATCGGTGACATTGGCGGCTTCGGCGGCCTGTTCTCGGCCTCGGCGTTCAAGGACATGGCCGATCCGGTGATGGTCTCCGGCACCGACGGCGTGGGCACCAAGATCGAGCTCGCGAAGCTGCTGGACCGCCACGACACTGTGGGCATCGACCTCGTGGCGATGTGCGCGAACGACATCTTAGTCGCGGGCGCCGAGCCGCTCTTCTTCCTCGACTACATTGCTGTCGGCAAGCTCGACTCGGCGCGCATGGAGCGCATCGTCGCGGGCGTGGCCGAAGGCTGCGTGCAGGCCGGCTGCGCGCTCGTGGGCGGCGAGATGGCCGAGCACCCGGGCACGATGGCGCCTGACGACTACGACCTCTGCGGATTCTGCGTGGGCGTGGTGGACCGGCCGAAGATGATCACCGGCGAGACCATCGCACCTGGCGACGTGATCCTCGGCCTGGGCTCGAGCGGCCTGCACTCCAACGGCTTCTCGCTCGTGCGCAAGGTGCTCGTAGAGGGCCGCGAGGCCGACCTCCCGCTCCCGCGCGTGGACCTCGGCGGCATCACGCTCGGCGAGCTGCTGCTCACACCTACGCGCATCTACGTGAAGTCCGTCCTCGCCACGCTCGCCGAGGTGCCCGTGAAGGGCATGGCGCACATCACCGGCGGCGGCATCACCGAGAACCTCGACCGCGCGCTGCCCTCAACGTGTGACGCGCGCGTGGTGCGCGGCTCGTGGAAGGTGCCGCCGGTCTTCGGCCTCGTCCAGGCGGCGGCGGGCATCGACGACGCGGCCATGTTCCGCACCTTCAACATGGGCGTGGGCTTTGCGCTCATCGTGGACCGCAAGCACGCACCGGCTGCCGCCGCGAAGCTCCGCGAACTCGGCGAGAGCGTGAGCGAGATCGGCGAAGTCGTGGAGGGCACGGGGGTGGTCACGTATGTCTGA
- a CDS encoding ribbon-helix-helix protein, CopG family, translating into MAMAKINISMPDGLVEDLDEIAAWLKRSRSGIIQEASAMYVTMLHEQRAAEERQADIGTARREMKKLAKDLGAFDGTAAVRADRDGHGRKAGQR; encoded by the coding sequence ATGGCGATGGCCAAGATCAACATCTCGATGCCCGACGGGCTCGTCGAGGACCTCGATGAGATTGCCGCATGGCTCAAGCGATCGCGGAGCGGCATCATCCAGGAGGCGTCTGCGATGTACGTCACGATGCTGCACGAGCAGCGCGCAGCCGAGGAGCGCCAGGCCGATATCGGAACGGCCCGGCGAGAGATGAAGAAGCTCGCGAAGGACCTTGGAGCGTTCGACGGCACCGCAGCGGTCCGCGCCGACCGAGACGGGCATGGCCGGAAGGCGGGTCAGCGGTGA
- a CDS encoding type II toxin-antitoxin system VapC family toxin: MSTAPLVVDTSVALKWLKPQGELRVEAASELLDRHQAGDVTLHAPSHLLLEVMNALWSHRASAAQIARALRLLRQLHIVFVEPDDALLERAARLAVEHRITAYDAAFAALARELECELVTDDKKLAASGACKMRALG; encoded by the coding sequence GTGAGCACCGCGCCACTCGTCGTGGACACTTCGGTGGCGTTGAAGTGGCTCAAGCCCCAGGGTGAGCTGCGCGTCGAAGCGGCCTCGGAGCTCCTCGACCGGCACCAAGCAGGGGACGTCACGCTCCACGCACCCAGCCACCTGCTGCTCGAGGTGATGAATGCGCTCTGGTCGCACAGGGCGAGTGCAGCGCAGATCGCTCGTGCCCTGCGTCTGCTCCGGCAGCTCCACATCGTCTTCGTTGAGCCGGACGACGCACTTCTCGAGCGCGCCGCACGGCTCGCGGTCGAGCACAGGATCACCGCGTACGATGCCGCATTCGCCGCACTCGCCCGGGAGTTGGAGTGCGAACTTGTGACCGACGACAAGAAGCTGGCCGCCTCGGGCGCGTGCAAGATGCGAGCGCTCGGCTAG
- the purF gene encoding amidophosphoribosyltransferase — protein MSDQRLTDPSLSSGDVCPADGWILSERPENPEEACGVFGVYASNEDVARLTYFGLHALQHRGQESAGIAVADGHTLMVVKNLGLVPQVFTEGDLDSLQGHLAVGHTRYSTTGSGKKWENAQPMISSIGPNTIALGHNGNLVNTASLREELHALGVRFRSTTDSEVMVRLVDHFTQVHNSIRGGIRDAMQMMRGAYSVVMMSEEALYAFRDPHGVRPLVLGQLNAGRRGWVIASETCALDIVGAEYLRDVAPGELIRIKDGELESEQAVPPGAPSMCLFEFVYFARPDSVLSDCSVYESRRLQGMALAKVLPVDADLIIGVPDSGIPGAVGYARASRLPYGEGLVKNRYVGRTFISPTQSLRQQGIRLKLNPLRHIIDGKRLVVVDDSIVRGNTSKQLVQLLRDAGAAEIHLRLTSPPVVWPCFYGIDTDTQEQLIASSHSVEETRAFIGADSLAYLPLENLVASTGRPAGEFCRACFDGEYPIEVPESVRRGKLALEPNA, from the coding sequence ATGAGTGACCAGCGCTTGACCGACCCCTCGCTCTCCAGCGGTGACGTGTGTCCCGCAGACGGCTGGATCCTCTCGGAGCGGCCGGAGAACCCCGAAGAGGCCTGTGGCGTCTTCGGCGTCTACGCGAGCAACGAGGACGTCGCACGGCTCACGTACTTCGGCCTGCACGCGCTTCAGCATCGCGGCCAGGAGTCGGCCGGCATCGCGGTGGCCGACGGTCACACGCTCATGGTCGTGAAGAACCTCGGGCTCGTGCCGCAGGTCTTTACCGAGGGCGACCTCGACTCGCTCCAGGGCCATCTCGCGGTGGGTCACACCCGCTACTCCACCACCGGCTCGGGCAAGAAGTGGGAGAACGCGCAGCCGATGATCAGCTCGATCGGCCCCAACACCATCGCGCTCGGCCACAACGGCAACCTGGTCAACACCGCGTCGCTCCGTGAGGAACTCCACGCGCTCGGCGTGCGCTTCCGCTCCACCACCGACTCCGAAGTGATGGTCCGCCTCGTGGACCACTTCACGCAGGTGCACAACTCCATCCGTGGTGGCATCCGCGACGCGATGCAGATGATGCGCGGTGCCTACTCGGTCGTGATGATGTCCGAGGAGGCGCTCTACGCCTTCCGCGACCCGCACGGCGTGCGGCCGCTCGTGCTCGGCCAGCTGAACGCGGGCCGACGAGGCTGGGTGATCGCTTCCGAGACGTGCGCGCTCGACATCGTAGGTGCCGAGTACCTTCGCGACGTGGCGCCCGGCGAGCTCATCCGCATCAAGGATGGCGAGCTCGAGAGCGAGCAGGCGGTGCCGCCCGGTGCGCCGAGCATGTGCCTGTTCGAGTTCGTGTACTTCGCGCGCCCGGACAGCGTGCTCTCCGACTGCTCGGTCTACGAGTCGCGCCGTCTCCAGGGGATGGCGCTCGCCAAGGTGCTCCCCGTAGACGCCGACCTCATCATCGGCGTGCCCGACTCGGGCATTCCCGGCGCCGTCGGCTACGCGCGGGCGAGCCGCCTGCCGTACGGCGAGGGACTCGTGAAGAACCGCTATGTGGGGCGCACGTTCATCTCGCCCACGCAGTCGCTTCGGCAGCAGGGCATCCGCCTCAAGCTCAACCCGCTCCGCCACATCATCGATGGCAAGCGACTCGTGGTAGTGGACGATTCGATCGTGCGCGGCAACACCTCAAAGCAGCTCGTGCAGCTGCTGCGCGACGCTGGTGCGGCCGAGATCCACCTTCGGCTGACCTCACCGCCGGTGGTGTGGCCGTGCTTCTACGGCATCGACACCGACACGCAGGAGCAGCTCATCGCCTCGAGCCACTCGGTGGAGGAGACGCGTGCCTTCATCGGCGCCGATTCGCTCGCCTACCTGCCGCTCGAGAACCTCGTGGCCTCCACGGGGCGGCCAGCCGGGGAGTTCTGCCGGGCGTGCTTTGACGGCGAGTACCCGATCGAGGTGCCCGAGAGCGTCCGGCGCGGCAAGCTCGCCCTGGAGCCCAACGCGTGA
- a CDS encoding prenyltransferase — protein sequence MGHVAAAPKNTVRGWVKVFRDPPFYLVGVLPFSLGTLLAVRDGNAMSWAIWGLASIAVALVMAMTFLVNEYFDYETDVANVAHNKFSGGSRSLPLGLVERRKVLIAAGLCAALALVLGLVIQLGFETGPLTLVLGALSALIGYAYTGAPFRLIYRGLGELMIGISVGWIPVFIGYYLTGGVPSGSMVHLMSLPVALTIVMVIVANEYPDYESDKASGKRNLVARIGRERAAWVYTLLGVATIASLAYLGFTYFEGWRRYILALPVLLSLDVSTAIQVGAWKEEKRLEKLCFATILLNLGIIVLLLVVNW from the coding sequence ATGGGGCACGTCGCCGCTGCGCCGAAGAATACCGTCCGTGGATGGGTGAAGGTCTTCCGCGACCCCCCGTTCTACCTTGTGGGTGTCTTGCCCTTCAGCCTCGGCACGCTGCTCGCCGTCCGTGACGGCAACGCGATGTCGTGGGCCATCTGGGGGCTCGCCAGCATCGCGGTCGCCCTCGTGATGGCGATGACGTTCCTCGTCAACGAGTACTTCGACTACGAGACCGACGTGGCGAACGTCGCCCACAACAAGTTCAGCGGCGGGTCCCGCTCTCTGCCTCTGGGGCTCGTGGAGCGGCGGAAAGTCCTCATCGCCGCCGGCTTGTGCGCAGCGCTCGCGCTCGTGCTCGGGCTGGTGATCCAGCTCGGCTTCGAGACCGGCCCGCTCACGCTCGTGCTCGGCGCCCTCTCGGCCCTCATCGGCTACGCGTACACCGGTGCACCGTTCCGTCTCATCTACCGCGGGCTCGGCGAGCTCATGATCGGCATCTCGGTCGGCTGGATCCCGGTCTTCATCGGCTACTACCTGACGGGCGGCGTGCCGAGCGGCAGTATGGTGCACCTCATGAGCCTGCCCGTCGCGCTCACCATCGTGATGGTCATCGTGGCCAACGAGTACCCGGACTACGAGTCCGACAAGGCGAGCGGCAAGCGCAACCTCGTGGCCCGCATAGGCCGGGAGCGGGCGGCGTGGGTGTACACGCTCCTCGGAGTGGCCACCATCGCCTCGCTCGCCTACCTCGGCTTCACCTACTTCGAGGGCTGGCGGCGCTACATCCTGGCACTCCCGGTACTGCTCAGCCTGGACGTCTCTACGGCGATCCAGGTGGGCGCCTGGAAAGAGGAGAAGCGACTCGAGAAGCTCTGCTTCGCGACGATCCTCTTGAACCTCGGCATCATCGTCCTTCTCCTGGTGGTGAACTGGTAG
- a CDS encoding peptidase U32 family protein: MAARKIQLRAPAGTLPSLRAAVDAGADGVFTGLRSLSNIRNFPGINFSVQELREGLEYAHERDKEIYVAINAYPQGDLVQAVYRDIETTVSLGVDALIIADLAAMRFVHDHFPEMPVQVSVQGGAATARFINMLRDEFGIKGVVLPRILSMEEIAAVRRATDVEIETFAFGLLCINYEPNCTMSCYVTGVPNQTYGACSPAELIEFDESADTLEMRLDGYLMNSFTAEEVRTYPTPCKGRYREERSGRVTYPFQSPSSLQTMTMLPAFVEAGVDALKIEGRQRSKMYVREAVSVFREAIDAYYADPARFTVRPEWEARLAALFEGGEFTTTAYGEKT; this comes from the coding sequence GTGGCCGCCCGGAAGATCCAGCTGCGAGCGCCAGCCGGCACACTGCCCTCGCTGAGGGCAGCCGTGGACGCCGGCGCCGACGGCGTCTTCACAGGACTGCGTTCGCTCAGCAACATCCGCAACTTCCCCGGCATCAACTTCTCCGTCCAGGAGCTGCGCGAGGGACTCGAGTACGCGCACGAGCGCGACAAGGAGATCTACGTCGCGATCAACGCGTATCCGCAGGGCGACCTGGTGCAGGCGGTCTACCGCGACATCGAGACGACGGTCTCCCTCGGCGTGGACGCGCTCATCATCGCCGACCTCGCAGCGATGCGTTTCGTGCACGATCACTTCCCCGAGATGCCCGTGCAGGTGTCGGTCCAGGGCGGCGCCGCCACTGCGCGCTTCATCAACATGCTGAGAGACGAGTTCGGCATCAAGGGTGTGGTGCTTCCGCGCATCCTGTCGATGGAGGAGATCGCCGCGGTGCGGCGCGCGACCGATGTGGAGATCGAGACCTTCGCCTTCGGCCTGCTGTGCATCAACTATGAACCGAACTGCACGATGTCGTGCTACGTGACCGGCGTGCCGAACCAGACCTACGGTGCATGCTCGCCCGCCGAGCTCATCGAGTTCGACGAGTCGGCGGACACGTTGGAGATGCGTCTCGACGGGTACCTCATGAACTCGTTCACCGCCGAGGAGGTCCGCACGTACCCGACGCCCTGCAAGGGCCGGTACCGCGAGGAGCGCTCCGGACGTGTGACCTACCCGTTTCAGAGCCCCTCCTCGCTGCAGACCATGACGATGCTGCCTGCCTTTGTGGAGGCGGGCGTCGACGCCCTCAAGATCGAGGGACGCCAGCGCAGCAAGATGTACGTCCGTGAGGCGGTGAGCGTCTTCCGCGAGGCGATCGACGCGTACTACGCCGATCCCGCACGATTCACCGTCCGACCCGAATGGGAGGCCCGGCTCGCGGCGCTCTTCGAAGGCGGCGAGTTCACCACGACCGCGTACGGGGAGAAGACATGA
- a CDS encoding U32 family peptidase, with protein sequence MKLSLAPLSGRYPASAIAEFYREASASPDIDRVYIGELFCAKRLIPLRAFEEAVTLLEDAGKQVFFSTLALPAGEADYEAAEPYIERVRTVEVNNLGFIPWLKERFEEMTVVAGPLTSLYNNDDLEIVRDWGCSGVSLRIDLMPQTMTDLSANGPLPVEVFCHGRPPLAHSWRCYATRFAGRPQNACGHVCREQDGLVLKNLEGADGFVADGPAVLPGQVIATVDEITGYAEAGAAFGRLWLGPGEVAPVASAYAALLRGEASAENTRLALEAAIEGSLRFGPTARRRLS encoded by the coding sequence ATGAAGCTCTCACTCGCGCCGCTCTCCGGCCGGTACCCGGCCAGCGCGATCGCGGAGTTCTACCGCGAGGCGTCCGCAAGCCCGGACATCGACCGGGTCTACATCGGCGAGCTCTTTTGCGCCAAGCGCCTGATACCGCTGCGCGCCTTCGAGGAGGCTGTGACGCTGCTCGAAGACGCCGGCAAGCAGGTGTTCTTCTCGACACTCGCCCTGCCCGCCGGAGAGGCCGACTACGAGGCGGCCGAACCGTACATCGAGCGCGTGCGGACCGTGGAGGTGAACAATCTCGGCTTCATCCCGTGGCTCAAGGAGCGCTTCGAGGAGATGACGGTCGTGGCCGGGCCGCTCACGAGCCTGTACAACAACGACGATCTCGAGATCGTCCGGGACTGGGGCTGCTCGGGCGTATCACTGCGTATCGACCTCATGCCCCAGACCATGACCGATCTCAGCGCCAACGGCCCGCTGCCGGTCGAGGTCTTCTGTCACGGCCGCCCGCCACTCGCTCACTCCTGGCGCTGCTATGCCACCCGGTTCGCCGGCCGGCCGCAGAACGCGTGCGGACACGTCTGCCGCGAACAGGACGGGCTCGTGCTCAAGAACCTGGAGGGTGCAGACGGGTTCGTGGCTGATGGCCCGGCCGTCCTGCCGGGACAGGTGATCGCTACCGTCGACGAGATCACCGGATACGCCGAGGCTGGCGCCGCGTTCGGCCGCCTGTGGCTCGGCCCCGGCGAGGTGGCTCCGGTCGCTTCGGCGTACGCCGCGCTGCTCCGCGGCGAGGCGTCGGCCGAGAACACCAGGCTCGCGCTCGAGGCAGCGATCGAAGGATCGCTGCGCTTTGGGCCGACGGCAAGGCGGCGGCTGTCATGA
- a CDS encoding SCP2 sterol-binding domain-containing protein, translating to MIYGFLAPFVLLTLRVLSGRAEARRHLPDYEGQAIALRVRGVSRPFVIAVRDARFVMAPEVEPLAEIEGELGTFMALLFGKLDYDAAFFRKRISFRGSLPAAMRFKALFDHMTP from the coding sequence ATGATCTACGGGTTCCTCGCTCCCTTCGTCCTGCTCACGCTTCGCGTGCTTTCGGGGCGCGCCGAGGCGAGACGGCACCTGCCCGACTACGAAGGGCAGGCGATCGCACTGCGCGTGCGCGGGGTATCCCGACCTTTCGTGATCGCCGTACGCGACGCGCGCTTCGTCATGGCGCCGGAGGTCGAGCCGCTCGCCGAGATCGAAGGCGAGCTCGGGACGTTCATGGCCCTGCTGTTCGGGAAGCTCGACTACGATGCCGCGTTCTTCCGCAAGAGGATCTCGTTTCGAGGCTCGCTGCCCGCAGCGATGCGCTTCAAGGCGCTCTTCGACCACATGACGCCGTAG
- a CDS encoding WG repeat-containing protein: MADEGLTGYIDERGEWAIEPTWEYAEEFTGGLAMVTSGLSVGYIDRSGRFVWELQE; the protein is encoded by the coding sequence GTGGCGGATGAGGGCCTTACCGGCTACATCGACGAGCGCGGCGAGTGGGCGATCGAGCCCACGTGGGAGTACGCCGAGGAGTTCACCGGGGGCCTCGCCATGGTCACGAGCGGCCTTTCGGTCGGCTACATCGACCGCAGCGGCCGGTTCGTGTGGGAGCTGCAGGAGTAG